The Tripterygium wilfordii isolate XIE 37 chromosome 18, ASM1340144v1, whole genome shotgun sequence nucleotide sequence TAACAGAGAAATCGAGAGAAATAAGAAGAGAACAGTAGGTTGTATGTCAATAACATGTAAGTGAAAGAATACGATATATAGGTAATACATCAAACGGTAGTCTTGTGGTAGGGCCGAGACAAAGGATTGTGTCGATAGAGTGTTAGGCGTGCACGCATTTTAACACAATATTGATCTCTTTGGGCCTTTTACTAGCATGACGTAAAAAAAGGATTGTAGTATGTATAAAACACcttataattatatacataGGTGATATGAGATGGAGGAATGACCATTTTAATAACTTGGTGGTGCCGGCGCTCACGCTATAGAAACACAGAACGCAAGATTACATATACGTATTCAATTTCGCAAGCCTTACACATATATAGATTAATTGtgccaaaaatctcttcttttATGTTTCGTAAATGATTGATGGAATTGCTttttcaacaacaaaaaaaaaaatgattgatgaATTTCACCAAGTAATTTGGAAATTTAAAGCTTTTTCACCATTTTTTCCCCCCGAGTGAGACATTATTGTGCTCTTGATCACATTATATTTCAATAATTTGGACCTGAAGAGTCCATGAGCTAAACATACCCAAAAAGCGGACTCCAAAAAACCtctaaatttatatgatattaaaataatcattgattgaAAAAATACTTATAAGACCCACTTAACATCTAACGCTCCATATTTATTTAAAGTCACTCTTTGGGCGTCTCAAGCATTTCTGTAAATAAAGTGATAGAAAGAGCATCTGCCATTGATATTGGATGAATTGTTGTACTCATAAATAGAAACTGATATTAATATACTGTTCCTATCACAAAAGGTGAGTCTAAGCCCAATAGTGTCGAGTTTAATTTGGGCTGGACattctttcttattttcttcccCAACTCCCTTTTCTTTGAAACGACCTCGTTTGGGTGACAATCTACTGAATCCAGACACCATCACCGGAAGCTCCCATCTCTTCCACAAACAAAAACTCTACACGGAAACCATTAATTTCACCTCCACAAATACTAAAATTCGGAAAATCCGATTCAAGTTCATCAAATGAGAGCAGTTGGTAGAAGAATTCGGAACCCTAACTGTCACTTCCTCCCTAATGGAACTAGCAACAACCCATTTTTAATTTCTGTGCCTTACTATTGCTTCACTTCTTCtgccgggtttagggtttttgctGGAGATCGGATACAACAGTGATGGTTATAATAGTTTCCATTGCAATcttatttcttctttgaaaCTCCATTAGCTCGAGCTCAAGCTCGTTATGTCTTTTAACAAACCAATACAAATACCTCTAGTCTCTCTAAGGCTATGCTTGGATTGTAAAATGAAGAGTATAGTATAGTTAATGGAGGGAGAGTTAAAGTGAGGGGGGTCATGGGAGGGTAATTATCTTGACTCACCCTTACTTAGATAAGAAGTTGAGctgaaatgaatgaaaaaaatttatgcatgattttgaaaatgataatgcttgaaactctaaaaaagtgacccccatttTAATGTGGAGTATTGGATGTGAAATGTGCGGAGTATTGGATGTGAAATGTGCCCTATATGTGTGCTTTTTAATCAATGgcattttaatgccacatagatttgggggtttCTAGTATTGTCATTTtggaaattacaaacaaaattttATCTCTCCTCACACACCCTCAAAATTGAAGAGTTACAAAATGTAGAGTTTGAGAATTAAGTAAGGGAGAAAGTTTCCCGACTTATAAACTCCATTTAACTCTCCCTCTTACAATCCAAATAAGATGGAGTTACTTCTGTCTCTTTAATCTTCATCACTTAACTCTTTAAAACATCAATACAAGCAAACCTTAAAGATGTCGGCCTTTTGCCGCTTTACTTTTCTCTTTCTCAAAAGTTCACCAAAACAGTAATCCCGGTACAGTTAGAGAGACGACAATAATCCTTAAAAATAGATCGTTAGATCAATTCTCAGTGATCAATGGTCAACAACTTGAACATGCAAGACTCTTAACCGGTGGACCGATTGGTAGATTGGTAGATAGGCTGATTGGGCTCTTTACAGGGCCACGTTTGACAACTACTTATGAATCCTGTCAACCATAATTGTTCTTTGGTAGGTGACTTATACACACGTGACAAGGAAAGTTGGGTGCATAATCGCCACAGAGCTGGTAGTTTGCAATCCAGTGAACAATCTCCTGCATACACTGGTTTGATATATTGATTGTTATCTTTCCCTATTAATCATGTTGTGAATAATACCGGCTCAATTTAACGTAACAAATAAtacgaaaacaaaataaagaataatgacAATCACATAGAAGACATAAGTTTAACGAGATTCGACAAACTACTTACTTTTCGTGCGAATACACCGAAAGTTTCACGAATATGAATGAAGATTATACATAATTCCAATGAGAAAAACTCTCTATTCCAAGAACTACCCAAATCTCACTTAGAACAACAAACAACTCTCTTACACTCTTTCCCCGAAAAATGCCGAAGGATTTCCACaaagaataaaatattttaactttgtctaactctatttagggtttgcAATATATAGTCTATTTATACTATATAAGGAGTTTCAATTgattgaaaccctaaaaaccctaaataaaatcaatttttcagAGTTTATACTTGAGGCCCGTCGCTTCCTCGAGGAAGGGCAATCTAGTCTATCAGCAACTTCGTTTTCCACCAATTTTTCCCACGAGCGATGCCAATCAAATAAAGCTCACAACATCCACAATTCCACATGTTGTAGTCTTTGCATTCCCATTTGGTAGCCATCCCAAGCCACTCCTCAGTCTTGTCCTCAAACTATCAAACGCAGCCCCTCAAGTGCACTTCTCATTCTTCAACACTGCAAAATCCAATGACTCTATGTTTTCATCTTCCAAATCCTCACAACTCCAACATAACTTCAGAGCCTACAGTGTCAATGATGGCGTTCCTGCATGTCAGGACACCCATTGGAGGTGACAGAGTTCTTCTTGAAGGCCGGGCCGGATAGTTTCAAAAAGGGCATTGGCATTGCAGTGGCAGAGACTAGTACTAACCGTTGCAAAACATATCCCTCTCAAACATACATAGATAATAGAACAATCACACATAACAAtcgaaacagagagaaaaagaacacaTAATTTACATGGTTTGACAATATGCCTATGTACGTCCACGGAGTCTACGACTGTTTTTTGATGGAGGAATTTCTATAGTACATTCCGGGTTAGAGTTCATATTGTTGAAGTATGACCGTTTTGTATGTATCCCCAACACATACCCGTTGGGCACACATCCCATTATTGTATTGTTAGATATTCACCTGTACATATATGCTGGCCAAGGGCTATTGTAGTTTAAATCAAAACATTAACGTGACTACTATTGTTCATTCCTCCCTGCACAGAGAACAAACATAATCTATAGTACTGTTCGAGGGTGTCTTCGGGGGAATCTCTTTGATACTCAAGTCAATTCGAAACTTTGCTAAGGAGTATTGCTCGGTGTTCGGAGATCTACTCTAAATCTAAGTCTAGGTTTCAAAGTGAGTTTTTACCCTGCGCTTGAGCTCCGAGCTGAAGAGTTTTAATTGTAGTAGGAGTAGGTCTCTCTTACTCTTTTAGGGTAAATTCCATCGAGATTCCTTTCCTAATGGAAGATGGACTTTATTTAGAGTCCATGCCCTTTTTGGACTAATTTTGGCTCCGGTTAATAGTCTTAAAGAAGCACCACGACACAAGCTAGGTAGCACCTCGACTCATCTTTCCAAAAGTGCACCGGTCATCCCCTAATCTTGACAAATTGGTAGATCAAATGGGGTCTCTGTCGTAGCCAATCTATTTTAGGGCTCGCAAGAAGGCTATATTTTCTACCGTTGAATTAAACATCATTTAACttgttattatttataaatgaatttagtttttttccctaaaaaaaCCACATGATGTTAATCTATACgctaaatattttgtatttattatttttttgataatttaataaattttatttaaaccTATATTAGCGCTACTGTAGGCCCTGCAGTAGGTTGTCTACAGGAGGGCCCCCGGACTCTTGGTAGGTAGGCTAATTGGCTCTGTACACGGCCACGTTTGACAACTCCATATGAATTCTGTCAACCCATATATTTTGGCTGTGAAAGTGGATCTCTACTACACTTCTCTGACAGGTGTATTAAAAGACACGAAACAAGGAAAGTTGGGTGCACAATCCCCACACAGTGATGAATCTTGTAGGTAGAGTGAGACATTCAAATACCCAGGTTCTGTAATTCTTTTCATAAGCCACAGATCACTTACTACAAAGTTTGCAATGCGCTGAATCATCTCCTACGTACACTGGTTTGAttggtgttgttttttttttttttttaattttttttttatctttcccTATTAGCCATGCCGCTCATTGAACAAAGCTCACCACATCTACATGTTGCAGCCTTTGCATTCCCATTTGGTAGCCATCCCAGGCCACTCCTCAGTCTTGTCCTCAAACTGGCAACTGCAGCCCCTCAAGTGCACTTCTCATTCTTTAACACTGAAAAATCCAATGAGACTCTGTTTTCATCTTCCAAATCCTCCCAACTCCCACATAACTTCAGAGCCTACAGTGTCGATGATGGCGTTCCTGCGGGTCATGTACTGTCAGGACACCCCCTGGAGGCGGTGGAGTTCTTCTTGAAGGCCGGGGCGGAGAGTTTCAAAAAGGGCATTGACATTGCATTGGCAGAGACTGGTACTAACATCACTTGCTTTCTGATGGATGGGTTTGTTGTGTTTGCAGGGGAGATTGCAGGGGATTTGGGGATTCCTTGGATTCCTGTTTGGTGCCctctatcttgctctctctCTGCTCACTTTTACACAGACTTAATTCGTAAACTGTATGCCAACAATGGTGTTGTGAATGAATCCCAAAATCTCGATCAAATTCCAGGATTATCTTTTATGAAAATAGGGGATTTACCAGGAGAATTAATTTCTCCTGATCTTGATAAATCTATTTTTGCTAAAACACTCAGTGAATTGGGTCAGGTGCTTCCAAGAGCTACTGCAATCGTCATCAATTTCTTTGAAGAATTAAACCCGGCAGCTCTCAACGACGATCACAAATCAAAATTCAGGAAAGTTTTTAATGTGGGTTTCCTCACTATTTCACTGCCATTGTCGCCACAGCCGCCGCCGGAGTCCGATTCAACGGGATGCTTATCATGGTTAAACGGGCAAAAACCCAAATCAGTAGCGTATGTTAGCTTCGGGACTGTGGTGGCAACGCCACAAACCGAGCTGGTAGCAATGGCGGAGGCGCTAGAAGAAAGTGGGGTTCCATTTCTCTGGTCTCTTAGGGACAATTTGAAAGAGGCTTTACCTACTGGGTTTGTGGGGAGAACAAGCAATATGGGAAAAATAGTGCCATGGACGCCCCAAACACAGGTTCTGGCACATGAATCAGTAGGTGTGTTTGTGACACATGGTGGTTGCAACTCTGTTTTTGAAAGCATTGCCTGTGGTGTGCCAATGATTTGCAGGCCATTTTTTGGAGATCATCAAATGACTGGAAGAATGGTTGAGGATTTTTGGGGGATTGGTGTCACTGTTGAAGGTGGAGTCATTACAAAAAAGGGGTTGATCAAGAATTTGGAATTGGTTCTTAACGATGaacaaggaaagaaaatgagagagacaGTTGAGGTACTGAAACAGATAGTCACTGATGCTGGGGGACCTAATGGAAGTGCTGCTAGGGATTTTCAGAATCTGTTAGAATTAGTTTCTACTTGAGAGCTTACATATATACCTCTGTCTTgattaatttagtttttttgaGTTTAgtttttgaagattatcttcGAGTTCTTGAGACTTCCTTTGGGTAGAGGGTCCTTTAGTTCTTCTGCTTGTGTTGAAGTCGAGCTCTGTTGTTGGTTTCAATTGAAAGTTGAGTTTTAGTGTCATTGGATCTTTAGTCTGGGGGGAATGTTGGGTCATCCTTTTCAGGATATGGAGTTGTATGTTTTCCCAAATATATTAATGTACTGTTGTCCCTTGGATGATGAAAAGTTATTAGATTTGTCTTGTTTTCATCCTGAGATTCAATGGTCATTGTTATGCCGCTATCTGGGCTCATATCTGCAGTGTCCTAGTCTTGCGTAAGACTGGCACCTCAAGTGTTTGACAAAATGCCCCCCTGAGTCGGAACCACTTTCTAGAGTGAGAATTGAGAAAACCAAAAGACGCTCTCTATACTGTGTCTACCACAAAAATGCAGAACAAGGCTTAGAAGACGGAAGAATAGCTGCAATTCTGGTTTGTTGTCTTTCTacataaaaagaagaaagggcTGAAAGAGAAGATAGTACCAAACCAATACTCTTTAGAGAGCCGGGAATAACTTGTTGAGCATGCATGGGAGTGCATAGAATTCATCATTTCTAACATCTGAATTGTACAAGCTAAACTTCTCCCACCACTTCAACCCGCTATCTTTTCTCGACTCCTCGGTTTCACAGGAAAGTGTGCGATCCAAGAACAAAGCGACAAGAGCTGCCACTGTTGTGTGGGATGAGAATATTACAATCACTAAGTCGTTGAACTGCATAATGAGATGAAAGGAATGGTTAGCAATGTTAAGACGTGCATTAGATGAAAACTTTTCGTGCTCAAGATGCTCACCCATCCAGAACTGGCACGAGCAAGGTCACATTTGGAACGTAGTTGATAGTACTCTCTGAAGTATTGCGGTACTGAAAAGCCAATAAAGAAAGAGAAGCCCAAGATAAATTTTGTTCTGAAGCTGTTCAGGTTGCAGAATTGGAGAAATCCAAGACCTGCAGAAGCTGCATTTCATGTCATAGTTGAGTAGTGTTAAGAATCGCAATAtgctatctatatatatatctagttgTTTCGCATACGGGTATGTGAGCCAAGTGACACTAAATATAAAGGTCTTCTTGCATATATCTGTATTAAGAATCATAATATGttatctgtatatatatatatctagtcATATATTCTTGAAAAAGTGGGGAAGCCCTTTTATAGTAAGAGATTTGACCAGAAGATAGATGAAAAAGATTTACTTACAGACATAGCCACACAACATACAGTATATAGCTGCGATGATTGGCAGAGGTATAGAAGCGAAGAATGCTCCAAATTTTCCTGATTAAGGACATCATTTAATCGTCATGAGAAACACACGAGAGAATTTCTACAATATAAATTTTGTGCAGCTATTGTGCTATACAATAGAACGTTTTTGCTCGGAAGTTGGCAGTTTGCATAAAATGAAAGCTACTTGCAACTTCATTCAAGTACAGCCACCGAAGAAGTTAGCTTGACATGGTAACAGTTCTTCACTATGTGGTAAAAGTGTGAACTATGAATCTGTGACCAGCTTCAACAATAAATTGTGTTGAAagagaaaataatgaaaaatgaaaCCTTAGCAGTGTAAACTAAGCTGGGGCATACCGAATATAGAGAAGAAAATCATAAATCCAGCTGATATTTGGATCACTCTTCGGCTTCCAACTTTTGTCAGTGCTAATAGACCAGCATTTTCCCTGTAAAGGAAGCAAACTTTAACAGTAGGTACCCGGTAGTATTAAGGAAAATTCAAAATACTGGATTGAATTAGGATGTCAATTGTTCCATGCATTTTTAATCATGGAGCAACACTTATGATAGATCATCAGGACTATGATTGTGGGCATAAGTtattatatatagaaattcctCCATAGAGGTAGGATTCTTTGTGAACATTCTAACTGAACCATCATCaaccataattatatataagcTACCAATGATAATGAAACCCGAAAGAAAGATCCTTTGATGCGTAAATGAGAATGAGGATAGACTAGTTGCTTAATCCATTTAGGAAAAATGACTAGTTAAATAAAACTGAAATGTAAATTTGAAATCTTTCTACAGCATAATTCTTTACACTGATGCTGTGAGACCGGTCACAGAACCAAACATGCCATTGAGAAGAACTCCAACACcctgaaattaaaaaatttaagaaatggCGATGGAGAATCTTGAAAAGTGAAAAGAATTGTAATCTTTTCAGAAACCATCATAGAAAATCAACTTACCAGCCAGCCAGCACCTCGACTAACCACAGAAGGTGGTACAGGTGTAGCACTCCCGTATCTAGATGTTGCAAAAAATGTACCCGTAGACTGCAAATTATGAGGACAAGAGTATCAGAATCAAACGACTTAGCACCTAATGACCAGGATTCTGCGTTTATGACTTTCAGTGTAGATTTCTTGGCTAAGTTTCAAGGCATAAAAAGTCTTATTTCGCTGCATATAACAGGACCGTATATTAACAATTTCAGGTTAAAAACACTGCTATTATTCAGTCATGTGTAGTCACAGCAGCTAAGATGTTCGAAGGGCTTTTCATTCTCGGACTTCTGAAAGAAATAAGCAAGTACAAAGCCTATTACGCTAGAATAAGAGTTTTCTCACAAAGATATCATTGGCTAAAACTAAGAGACACATGCAGTTGGCTGCTAAGGAGTTACCTCAAAAAGAGAAACAAACGAGGCAGCCATCATAGCAAAAGCTTCTCCAGCATTAAATGTGGGGTTGCCCCATTGAAACGGATAAGGAATATAGATCCTGCATGAAATGAGACCATGAGAGGACAAGATCCAATGCAGTCTAAATTACCAATTAATAAGACCAGAATATATTCATAATTCATTTGCATATAGAGAGGAACAGAGGAACTCTTAAATTGACATCTTAGCGTCCAATTAAACACGAGTTGCAGTGAAATGTGTAGAAACTTTCAATTTCGTCCTTTTAAGATCTATGTTTGCTTAGACAAGGACCAATAAGAAGTCTTTTAATCTTCTAGAGAGAACTAGAGAAGACAAAGCGTTGTtctgtttttctcttctttcacgTGGTAGGTTTGGGAAGGGAGTCCCAGTTCACTTTGCATTGGAATCTCAATCATTTGAACCCAATACTATTTTGTCTAAAGCCCTGTTAATCTCATTAACTCACCCATTTTCGCTGAAAGGTTATAACCAGTGGGAGCAGTACGGTATTACTTACTGAAAACATTAGCTAAGCAGGCTATATGAAGTTGTGACAGGAGCATACTTCAATGGTGCCAGAAACAAAATTCAAGGCTGATTGCCCGGTAACTTAAGAGTATGGAGTCTCACCAAGGAGCTGAAGTGATAAGTCCAGACCTATCAGAGCGGCAGCTGATCTGGGTGATTGAGTGTCTGTGGTTATACATACCATTTGCTGTTAGAAGTTGAGCAAAAAACCATACAATTCCAACTGAGAGCAGCAATGCAAATCGATCAAAAAATGGCCTCTTCCATTTTATATAATTAGGGAGATActgcaagagaaaaaaaaaagacaaaataaaacGTAAGAATAAAGAGAACAGTGCATTAAAGAAGGTAAAGAAAACTTGTAGGAACAAGAGAGgtgaatatgtaaaaaaaaagagagatacaAGCATGCTACTTGCCTGTGCAATGAAAACAATTGTTACAATTTGTGGAAGTCCAATTTCAACACATTTGGCAAGCTGTAGGGAGAGAAGGAGCAGGAATAAATTAGTTCAAACCATCTTAAAAAAAGTACATAATATGTTGTAGTTAAGCTTCAGGCTCAAGCAGAATAAAAAGCATAGGAAATTGATGACATTGCCAGAAGTTAACATAGGCACCATGCCTAAAATTAAGTAACAGAAGCGATATCCACATGCTTTCAAAATCTGGACAGTAGCTCGATTTTACGACTTTGTTCAGTTaacttttttaaataattacattTTATACAGCACGCAAGCCTGTTGCCTGCGTAAGCACTTGTTTCAGGAGGTGTGAGCTAGCTGCAGTTGGTAAAGTACATTCTAGAGTAGGGAAAAGCATTTGGTGTGATGGGAATAATTCAACCTTTTCAGATCTAAAGTAAGGGAGAAAATGGTTATTCTGTCTGCTATTTCATTCATAGAAAATAAACTTTGTCTAGATTATAACATAACAAGCTGTGCTTTTAAATTGTTAGATAAAAAGAAACACAGTATTGCAATATTGTAAGCCAGAAGATGGAAATTTAGTAATATTGGAACATCTTACCAAGGGAAATCCAAGATAATAGAGCCCCAGTCCAGTAAAAGTTACGTAAGGAACAATTGAGAGAGGGCTAAGAAAcctaaagaacaaaaagaataaaCCATTAATCACAAAAGTATCATGCAGTAAGTACTATGGCAAGTAAATTAGTATCATTTCATCAAGAAATGTAAAGCTCCATATTACTCACCTCACGACAGCTCTCCATAAGCCAAGAAAACCCATAACCATTTGAAAGCATGCAGTAATGATTAGAGCACCTTGTATCCCTCTCATTGTCTGGACAAACCTCTGACAAATACCCACAATGCTTAATTTAGAAAAggagaacaaaaaaagagagcgTAAAGAACATAAATTAAAACATGCCAGGAAAGGAAATTCACCTCATGGGGATTTACATATGAAGTATATCTACTGGCTAGGAGAATTGAAGTGGTAGGTACAATGTATGCATACGAGCCCACGGCCACAGTAGGAAGTCGGGACCCAAATAGAGTCTGAAAGAGTGTACTTAAACCTGAAACGAAGAGCAAGGTTTGGATAACCCTAACCTTCTCCGCCTGTAACATTAGATAAGAATCAAGTGTTTTCAATTGCCATATACACGTATTAAAACATTCGAAGACATCAAAACTTTTGTGCTTCTTACGTCACCACCACCCATCTGAGGAACTATAATGCTCGGAATCAAAACAGTAATACCAAGAGTCAAAATATAATGTTGGAACCCCAGCACAATAGCTTCCGCTGCATAATAACATAAGAGATCATGAACCCTCAGTATTCTCATCCACATAAGAGTTAAACAAACAGGAATAGATTGGAAACAAGGAAGAACATAATCAAACATGAAATAGATTGAACATAAGGTATCATCCCAAGAGGGATTAACACAATTTAAACTATAAAATGCACCATGTTAATTATCAAATGGGAAGGAGTGTGTCAGaagaaaacagaaacagaagaaaaaaaaatgtcaaaaagaaAGCAAAGGTGCTAATAGATTCAGAGTACGAACGCCATGGAGGAGGACTATTGATGCAATATTGGACCCCGGGCAACTGCTCCTTCACTGGGTGTGGTTGCAATTGCTCTGGCTTGTTGttattagcacctccaccaccaccaccactacctCCTCTACCACCAACACCTCCTCCACCAGCAGCATCACCACCTCCTCCATTAACACCAGCACCACCAACACCAAGTTGGGCCATTTTTGACAGAAGAAAATCCAACGAGAAGAGCAAGCTAAGAAAATTGATTTCAAAGACTATGAATTTGTGTCACCAAGGAGCCCTAAAGTAATACCATCAATGCATTTTGTACCGTTGCAATCTTTGCAATAATAGCTACTAATTGTGACTCTAATTTCAAAATACAAAACCAAACCGAAAAATATTGAGAGAAAGTCATTGAATTGGAATTTATTAATGGCCCAGAAATCAAAATACACTATTTGAATTGGAATTTATGTTCATCTCCGGTTGCAGGGTGCCGGCCGAGATGGGTCTGGAGACTGCGGGCCCGAATCGGTTGTTCCATTTTGTGGCGGAAGAGGATGGAGTAATCGTATCTCTCTAGCTTTGTAAGGCCCATGAACTCGTCCGCAATGCGTTCCAGTTTCTGGGTTCCGTCCTCGGACGCGGTGGCTGTGGCTGTGGCGCTGCACAGAGAGCGATAAATGGTGATAAATCTTCCAGGAAAGAGCTTGGAAGGGACTTTCGAGGTTAAAAAGAACATTTTGGCAAATTGAACGTTTGAAGATGGATGTGGTCGGAAGCAATTTCGTCCGGGCAGTTCTACATTCTGGAGATGGTGTATTCAGGTTTCGGGTTTCGGTGGGAGAGAGAAGGATGATTGGGATATAAAAAAGTAGCAGAGGCTTTGCCGCTTTGATACCTAAAACGATGACGTTTCATGCAGGAAAGAGAAAACACTAAACTAATTTTTTTGGCTAAATCCTTTTGTATAAAAGTCTAAATTAAATgcaaacattttattttttttaaatattctagaaatttgtttttcattggaatcaaatcttgagcacacatatatctaacccaatcgattacgAATCGAGCCACTTCTCGTTGATAAATACGAACATTTCCAAGTTTTATAAACATTTTGAAATGAgaataaataaaagtaaaattattATGACATTTTAGGGACCAAAATATAATATTggctaaaaattaatttaagacAAAATTTATGATTTAAGTTTCGAACTTGATTGGTAGATTAGATAATGTAAATTTAAGAGGAATGGAAAAAGCACAATTTCTTTTTTGGTAATATCACTActatttgtttttttggtaatttcacTTAGAAATATATTTAGGATTGGAATCGAAACTTTAAGGATgcatttggtttgttttctattttctgttttttattttccatttctgtttttcatttctattttctgtttctgttttctatttctataaaacatgtttggtttgaaataaataaaattgttttctgttttcattttctattaatcatattattttttaactaactaaaataaaaaacaaagatgaTTTTTTTCTCACTTTGACACATATTATATaagcattgttttttttataaactaagAAATTCTCAACACAATGGCTACTTTGTGACCTTTGGGTTAGATCCAAATCCCGGGCCGCAACCCCACTATACGACATAAAATGTGCATTATTTTGTTAATAATTTATGAGTCTACATAAAATATTAGTGTATACGTATTTCCCGTAAACGTAGATTTTCTACATGACTTTAAGCATGACTAAATGTTAGAAGTCCCACGTCGGGAAAGACGTGGAACATTTGTTTCTTTATAAGACAAACTCACTCCTAACATATCAACTAGGCATTTTCCTTAGTTAGTGAGTTGGGCCTTGACCCACTTGCTAGCTAGGGAGAAATAATGCCGTGCGAGTTTGATGAATCAACGAGAATTAAACAATCCAAAGTGGATAATATAATTGATATGAAAcggacaatataattaatatgaATAGAGGTGTGGATTTTcaaacactaaaaaaaatagagtCCTTAACAATTAACCTACTTATACTctaaaaaagtaattaatagGACATCTAATGTAAAACCTCACATGCGACTGGGAGTATTACAGATGCACGTGGGTCCCTCTCATCAAAATGCTTATTCATCATAGGTTGATTCGCTTGTGGATCTCTAACGTCAACTTTTGAGTGCGAATGAAGACGAGATACGGACGACGGAAGATGAGATACGATGACGGAGAATCCCGTCCTTTTTAAAGTGAGCGTCTTTTCTACTTTTAGAAAAcatcttttttatgttttctattttctagttattttctatttctatattttctaaAATGACTAAACAAACACATTTTCtgaaatattttctatttttcagaaaataaaaacagaaaacccTTAGAAAACAGGTAAACCAAACACACTTTAAATATATCTAATCCAATCAATTGACAA carries:
- the LOC119984242 gene encoding anthocyanidin 3-O-glucosyltransferase 7-like: MPLIEQSSPHLHVAAFAFPFGSHPRPLLSLVLKLATAAPQVHFSFFNTEKSNETLFSSSKSSQLPHNFRAYSVDDGVPAGHVLSGHPLEAVEFFLKAGAESFKKGIDIALAETGTNITCFLMDGFVVFAGEIAGDLGIPWIPVWCPLSCSLSAHFYTDLIRKLYANNGVVNESQNLDQIPGLSFMKIGDLPGELISPDLDKSIFAKTLSELGQVLPRATAIVINFFEELNPAALNDDHKSKFRKVFNVGFLTISLPLSPQPPPESDSTGCLSWLNGQKPKSVAYVSFGTVVATPQTELVAMAEALEESGVPFLWSLRDNLKEALPTGFVGRTSNMGKIVPWTPQTQVLAHESVGVFVTHGGCNSVFESIACGVPMICRPFFGDHQMTGRMVEDFWGIGVTVEGGVITKKGLIKNLELVLNDEQGKKMRETVEVLKQIVTDAGGPNGSAARDFQNLLELVST
- the LOC119984241 gene encoding putative nucleobase-ascorbate transporter 10 isoform X1, which translates into the protein MAQLGVGGAGVNGGGGDAAGGGGVGGRGGSGGGGGGANNNKPEQLQPHPVKEQLPGVQYCINSPPPWPEAIVLGFQHYILTLGITVLIPSIIVPQMGGGDAEKVRVIQTLLFVSGLSTLFQTLFGSRLPTVAVGSYAYIVPTTSILLASRYTSYVNPHERFVQTMRGIQGALIITACFQMVMGFLGLWRAVVRFLSPLSIVPYVTFTGLGLYYLGFPLLAKCVEIGLPQIVTIVFIAQYLPNYIKWKRPFFDRFALLLSVGIVWFFAQLLTANGMYNHRHSITQISCRSDRSGLITSAPWIYIPYPFQWGNPTFNAGEAFAMMAASFVSLFESTGTFFATSRYGSATPVPPSVVSRGAGWLGVGVLLNGMFGSVTGLTASVENAGLLALTKVGSRRVIQISAGFMIFFSIFGKFGAFFASIPLPIIAAIYCMLCGYVSSAGLGFLQFCNLNSFRTKFILGFSFFIGFSVPQYFREYYQLRSKCDLARASSGWFNDLVIVIFSSHTTVAALVALFLDRTLSCETEESRKDSGLKWWEKFSLYNSDVRNDEFYALPCMLNKLFPAL
- the LOC119984241 gene encoding putative nucleobase-ascorbate transporter 10 isoform X2, which codes for MAQLGVGGAGVNGGGGDAAGGGGVGGRGGSGGGGGGANNNKPEQLQPHPVKEQLPGVQYCINSPPPWPEAIVLGFQHYILTLGITVLIPSIIVPQMGGGDAEKVRVIQTLLFVSGLSTLFQTLFGSRLPTVAVGSYAYIVPTTSILLASRYTSYVNPHERFVQTMRGIQGALIITACFQMVMGFLGLWRAVVRFLSPLSIVPYVTFTGLGLYYLGFPLLAKCVEIGLPQIVTIVFIAQYLPNYIKWKRPFFDRFALLLSVGIVWFFAQLLTANGMYNHRHSITQISCRSDRSGLITSAPWIYIPYPFQWGNPTFNAGEAFAMMAASFVSLFESTGTFFATSRYGSATPVPPSVVSRGAGWLGKCWSISTDKSWKPKSDPNISWIYDFLLYIRKIWSILRFYTSANHRSYILYVVWLCLFCRSWISPILQPEQLQNKIYLGLLFLYWLFSTAILQRVLSTTFQM